From the genome of Hydrogenophilus thermoluteolus, one region includes:
- a CDS encoding NAD(P)/FAD-dependent oxidoreductase produces MSDPLSVAIVGAGPAGLSAALWLKQLGYAPFVLEAAEAPGGILRFNFLANEWVLGQHGLTGTEMSARFVAHAEAAGIPIACTSSVQRLVPVPNGWRLFLHDGTPRHAAAVIVATGLRYRRPEALATVAGIGQLSASELAYGPFAFRDLDLCQGKTVLIVGGGDNAFENAKMVAELGGCAIILCRSRPRAQRQLHEAVERFADRIRVVMHATLRAVRREAGKLVAQWQTAPDKAEAAAVDRLHVLIGYAPNSEWLATALGDTATALARDEAGYLITDRWGRTPLLRLYAAGDLVERDFPNVVSALASGARAAKAVDIDLSNR; encoded by the coding sequence ATGTCAGATCCTCTGAGTGTCGCAATCGTTGGCGCGGGCCCTGCCGGACTTTCGGCGGCCTTGTGGCTCAAGCAGCTGGGTTATGCGCCTTTCGTACTCGAAGCGGCTGAAGCGCCGGGTGGAATCCTACGCTTCAATTTTTTGGCCAACGAGTGGGTATTGGGGCAACACGGGCTGACCGGCACCGAGATGAGTGCCCGCTTCGTCGCTCACGCCGAAGCGGCAGGGATCCCGATCGCATGCACGAGCAGCGTACAACGATTGGTTCCGGTCCCAAACGGGTGGCGCCTGTTTCTTCACGACGGCACACCGCGACATGCCGCCGCTGTGATCGTCGCCACCGGTTTGCGCTACCGCAGACCTGAGGCACTCGCAACCGTTGCTGGGATTGGGCAGTTGTCCGCATCGGAACTCGCTTATGGCCCCTTTGCGTTCCGCGATCTCGATCTCTGCCAAGGCAAGACCGTCCTGATCGTTGGTGGCGGCGACAACGCCTTTGAAAACGCCAAGATGGTCGCCGAGCTGGGCGGGTGCGCGATCATCCTCTGCCGATCCCGTCCGCGCGCGCAACGGCAACTGCACGAAGCGGTCGAACGCTTCGCCGACCGGATACGGGTGGTTATGCACGCCACCCTCCGTGCCGTTCGTCGGGAAGCGGGGAAACTCGTTGCGCAATGGCAGACCGCTCCCGACAAAGCGGAAGCCGCAGCGGTCGATCGCCTCCATGTCTTGATCGGCTACGCGCCTAACAGCGAATGGTTGGCCACCGCGCTGGGCGACACCGCAACGGCGCTTGCCCGCGACGAGGCGGGCTACCTCATCACCGACCGTTGGGGGCGAACGCCGCTGCTGCGACTCTACGCCGCAGGCGATCTCGTCGAACGCGATTTCCCCAATGTCGTCTCGGCGCTCGCAAGCGGTGCGCGTGCGGCGAAAGCGGTCGATATTGACCTGAGCAATCGCTGA
- a CDS encoding malonic semialdehyde reductase, producing MKPTLPDAALAQLFTEARTHNGFLPNPIPDETLRALYDLLKWGPTAANGCPARFRFIKSPEAKAKLKETLDPGNVEKTMAAPVTVLIGYDLAFYEELPKLFPHTDARAWFANNEALARETAFRDAALQGAYLILAARALGLDCGPMAGFDKARADELFFAGTTIRSLFLVNLGIGDPSKLFPRNPRLTFDEACQIL from the coding sequence ATGAAACCCACATTACCTGACGCGGCATTAGCGCAACTCTTTACCGAAGCGCGGACCCACAACGGTTTCCTGCCAAACCCCATCCCAGATGAAACGTTACGCGCGCTCTACGATCTGCTCAAGTGGGGGCCAACGGCCGCGAACGGGTGCCCAGCCCGCTTTCGCTTCATCAAGTCGCCCGAAGCGAAAGCCAAACTCAAAGAGACCCTGGACCCCGGAAACGTCGAGAAAACCATGGCGGCACCGGTCACCGTATTGATCGGCTACGACCTCGCCTTCTACGAAGAGCTGCCGAAACTCTTCCCCCATACCGACGCCCGCGCCTGGTTCGCAAACAACGAGGCGCTCGCCCGCGAAACCGCATTTCGTGATGCTGCGCTGCAAGGCGCTTATCTGATCCTCGCCGCGCGCGCTCTAGGGCTCGATTGCGGCCCTATGGCCGGGTTCGACAAAGCGCGCGCCGATGAACTCTTTTTTGCCGGCACGACGATCCGCTCCCTCTTTCTCGTCAACTTGGGCATCGGTGACCCGAGTAAGCTATTTCCGCGCAACCCCCGTCTTACGTTCGACGAGGCATGTCAGATCCTCTGA
- a CDS encoding anthranilate phosphoribosyltransferase: MTSDTPQHAIRTAIEKIATGPHLSKPLTRDEAREAFAAILSGHATPAQIGVFLIALRMKRETDDEFLGLLDALISETNPITVAVESLAILADPFDGFARSMPASPFLPAVLAACGLPTLAIGLPRLGPKYGVTHAQILSAAEIPVARTPQEAAAAVEHCGWSYCDQHQYAPRIAALVPLRNEIVKRTALNTLETLAKPLLGKRETHHLSGYVHSPYARLYALLARAAGFTSAAITKGVEGGFLPPLNKTSVVVRMPTEGDTTESIDPGALAIQHAVRAPEWPRAMPDPTDSPDWQRDAAHYAAQTGIAALQGAPGPTADALVYGAAIALWHTGKAGSLAEGAARARSVLRNGAAWDRWVAGKN; this comes from the coding sequence GTGACCTCTGACACACCCCAGCACGCCATTCGCACAGCCATCGAAAAGATCGCCACGGGGCCGCACCTTTCCAAACCACTGACTCGTGACGAAGCCCGCGAAGCATTCGCGGCGATCCTATCGGGACATGCCACGCCCGCGCAGATCGGCGTTTTCCTGATCGCGCTGCGGATGAAACGGGAGACCGACGACGAATTTCTCGGGCTACTTGATGCGCTCATCAGTGAAACGAACCCGATCACGGTTGCGGTCGAATCGTTGGCGATTTTGGCCGATCCATTCGATGGCTTTGCGCGCTCGATGCCCGCTTCCCCCTTTCTCCCCGCGGTCTTGGCAGCCTGCGGCCTTCCCACTTTAGCGATTGGACTGCCCCGTTTGGGCCCCAAATACGGAGTGACCCACGCCCAGATTCTGAGTGCCGCGGAGATCCCCGTCGCGCGGACACCGCAGGAAGCCGCGGCAGCCGTCGAGCATTGCGGCTGGAGTTATTGCGATCAACACCAGTACGCACCGCGAATCGCCGCGCTCGTGCCGCTTCGCAACGAAATCGTCAAACGCACCGCGCTCAACACGCTCGAAACCTTGGCCAAACCGTTGCTCGGCAAGCGCGAAACCCATCACCTCTCGGGATATGTCCATTCCCCGTATGCCCGCCTCTATGCCCTGCTGGCGCGCGCTGCCGGTTTTACCTCGGCCGCGATCACGAAAGGTGTCGAAGGGGGCTTTCTTCCCCCGTTGAACAAGACCAGTGTGGTCGTCCGCATGCCGACCGAGGGGGACACCACGGAATCGATCGATCCGGGTGCGCTCGCAATCCAGCATGCAGTCCGCGCCCCCGAATGGCCTCGTGCCATGCCTGATCCCACTGATTCGCCCGATTGGCAACGCGACGCCGCCCATTATGCGGCGCAAACCGGAATCGCCGCGCTCCAAGGCGCGCCAGGCCCGACCGCGGATGCGCTGGTCTATGGTGCGGCGATCGCGCTCTGGCACACCGGAAAAGCCGGATCGCTGGCCGAAGGCGCTGCCCGTGCGCGCTCGGTGTTGCGCAATGGCGCAGCGTGGGATCGATGGGTTGCCGGCAAAAACTGA